Within Bacteroidota bacterium, the genomic segment CGGACCGGTCCCGATAGACGACGCCGGTCGCGCGCCCGTTCTCGATGAGCACGCGCTGCGTGTGCGCCTTGGTCACGATCTGCAGGTTGGGCCGGTTCCGCGCGGGCTTGAGGTACGCAACCGCCGACGAGCAGCGCCACCCGCCCCGGGCTGTGAGCTGGAAATACCCCACGCCCTCCTGATCCGCGCCGTTGTAATCCGGGTTGTACGGGTAGCCCACGGTCTGCGCAGCTTCGACCCACGCATCGCAGATCGGCCGTTTCAGCCGCATGTCCGACACGGCGAGCGGGCCGCCGGTGCCGTGATAGTCGTCCGCGCCGCGTTCCTGA encodes:
- a CDS encoding GMC family oxidoreductase N-terminal domain-containing protein, producing the protein TNPWIHIPVGYFKTMGNAAGDWCYKTEPDPGLNGRQLDWPRGKVLGGSSSLNGLLYVRGQAEDYDRWRQMGNSGWGWEDVLPLFKRAEDQERGADDYHGTGGPLAVSDMRLKRPICDAWVEAAQTVGYPYNPDYNGADQEGVGYFQLTARGGWRCSSAVAYLKPARNRPNLQIVTKAHTQRVLIENGRATGVVYRDRS